A genomic region of Elusimicrobiota bacterium contains the following coding sequences:
- the prfB gene encoding peptide chain release factor 2 (programmed frameshift): MHSEVNMIEKLKEKIDSLRGSLEIDKKIKEIEDLEKVISKPDFWNDQNKAKSVMSRLNHIKDDVKCWNDLSKEISDLFVLKQLAEEENNDNARKEVENDSGKINEKIKLLEIETKLSGGFDRNNAIVSIHAGAGGTESCDWAEMLLRMYKRWAEKKGFPIEIVDILSGDEAGIKSVTFFIEGEYAYGLLQSELGVHRLVRISPFDANKRRHTSFASVDVLPEIEEDIDITIEEKDIRVDTYRASGHGGQYLNKTDSAVRITHIPTNIVVQSQKERSQLKNRITAMKLLKSKLYELEQEKKRKALERHYNEKGEIAWGNQIRSYVFMPYQLVKDHRTGQEVPQVEIVMDGEIDSFISSYLEWKLKNKQ, encoded by the exons ATCCATAGCGAGGTAAATATGATTGAAAAATTAAAAGAAAAGATTGACAGTTTAAGGGGGTCTCTT GAAATAGATAAAAAGATAAAAGAAATAGAAGATCTTGAGAAAGTAATATCAAAACCTGATTTTTGGAATGATCAAAATAAAGCTAAAAGTGTAATGTCCCGCCTGAATCACATTAAGGATGACGTAAAATGCTGGAATGACCTGTCAAAAGAGATATCTGACCTTTTCGTTTTAAAGCAGCTTGCCGAAGAAGAAAATAATGATAATGCCCGTAAAGAAGTTGAAAACGATAGCGGCAAAATAAACGAAAAAATTAAATTGCTTGAAATTGAAACAAAGCTTTCCGGCGGGTTTGACAGAAATAATGCCATTGTTTCTATTCACGCCGGCGCAGGAGGCACGGAATCCTGTGACTGGGCAGAAATGCTTCTTAGAATGTATAAAAGATGGGCTGAGAAGAAAGGTTTTCCGATAGAAATAGTGGATATTCTTTCCGGAGATGAGGCGGGAATAAAAAGCGTGACTTTTTTTATTGAAGGAGAGTACGCTTACGGGCTGCTTCAATCGGAACTTGGAGTTCATCGTCTAGTAAGAATCTCGCCTTTTGACGCAAATAAAAGGAGGCACACGTCTTTTGCATCAGTGGATGTTTTACCGGAGATTGAAGAAGATATAGATATAACGATTGAAGAAAAGGATATCCGTGTTGATACCTACAGGGCATCGGGGCACGGGGGGCAATATCTCAACAAAACTGATTCCGCTGTCAGAATAACACATATACCTACTAATATTGTGGTGCAGTCTCAAAAAGAAAGGTCTCAACTTAAAAATAGAATTACAGCGATGAAGCTTTTAAAATCAAAATTGTATGAACTTGAACAGGAAAAGAAAAGGAAAGCTCTGGAAAGACATTACAATGAAAAAGGGGAAATTGCCTGGGGAAACCAGATAAGGTCTTATGTTTTTATGCCGTATCAGCTTGTAAAAGATCATCGTACAGGGCAGGAAGTTCCGCAGGTTGAAATAGTTATGGACGGGGAAATAGACTCATTCATTTCATCTTATTTGGAATGGAAACTTAAAAACAAGCAGTAA
- a CDS encoding PhoH family protein, which translates to MKTFVLDTNVLLHDPEAMNSFKNSKVIIPMVLRIELDHQVDLPNEFVFNKIDHHILGIAQMLQKKGETVVFITKDINLRIKAEALGIETQDYEKEKVKIEELYSGWREIKLPAEKIDDFYKNGKLVVKNGYNPNEGLLIKSENGSTKSALAKYSVSDKALIPLFHINATPWGLKALNMEQRFAMELLLCNDVSLVTLVGIPGAGKTLLALACGLQKTVEERQFRRLFIAKPVIPMGRDIGFLPGTKEEKLTSWMGAIHDNLEFLVDRNHTDEKTEEKIQYFFTTGQIEIESLTFIRGRSLPNQYIIIDDAQNLTPHEVKTIISRAGAGTKIVLTGDPYQIDNPYLDASSNGLTYIVERFKGQKIFGHLNFAKSERSELASLAAELL; encoded by the coding sequence TTGAAAACGTTTGTTTTGGATACCAATGTATTATTGCATGATCCTGAAGCTATGAATTCTTTCAAAAACAGCAAGGTAATTATACCGATGGTTCTCAGGATAGAACTTGACCATCAAGTAGATTTACCAAACGAATTTGTTTTTAACAAAATTGATCATCATATTCTTGGAATTGCCCAGATGCTTCAGAAAAAAGGTGAAACTGTCGTATTTATTACCAAAGATATAAATTTAAGAATTAAAGCCGAGGCTCTCGGGATTGAAACGCAGGACTATGAAAAAGAAAAAGTGAAAATTGAAGAATTATATTCCGGATGGCGGGAAATAAAACTTCCGGCAGAAAAAATTGACGATTTTTATAAAAACGGGAAATTAGTGGTAAAAAATGGTTATAATCCGAATGAAGGATTATTAATTAAATCGGAAAATGGTTCCACAAAAAGCGCGTTAGCAAAATATAGCGTATCGGACAAAGCCTTGATCCCTCTTTTTCATATAAATGCAACTCCGTGGGGATTAAAAGCTTTAAATATGGAACAGCGTTTTGCGATGGAGCTTCTCCTTTGTAATGATGTAAGTCTTGTTACTCTGGTCGGAATCCCCGGCGCGGGTAAAACTTTGCTGGCTTTAGCTTGCGGCCTGCAAAAAACTGTTGAAGAAAGACAGTTTAGAAGGCTCTTTATAGCTAAGCCCGTAATACCTATGGGCAGGGATATCGGATTTCTTCCCGGCACAAAAGAGGAAAAACTAACTTCCTGGATGGGCGCGATTCACGATAATTTAGAATTTTTGGTTGACAGGAATCATACGGATGAAAAAACTGAAGAAAAAATTCAGTATTTTTTTACTACCGGACAAATTGAAATAGAATCATTAACCTTTATACGGGGAAGGTCTTTGCCGAACCAGTATATAATTATTGACGATGCCCAAAACCTTACGCCGCATGAAGTTAAAACCATAATTTCGCGGGCAGGAGCAGGAACAAAGATTGTTTTAACCGGGGATCCTTATCAGATTGACAATCCTTACCTGGATGCGTCTTCAAACGGGCTGACATATATTGTGGAACGATTTAAAGGCCAAAAAATATTCGGGCATTTAAATTTTGCCAAAAGCGAACGGTCCGAACTAGCCTCGCTTGCGGCTGAACTGCTTTAA
- the lnt gene encoding apolipoprotein N-acyltransferase codes for MKNNKTLKNIFLVLLSGILIFLSFPYFNLFFLIWLAFVPLFFLIKQEKDLSLVLFVFIAGLTANIGIFYWIYPMIKFNTKSWIQAFLCLFMLASYLSIYYVLWALLCKYIKKYFSKWIFCFFAAALWVALEYGRTYFLSGFPWALLGYSQWRYLPLIQISEYTGVYGVSFLIILCNAFLFHYIKTRKILMLAFFLTVPIVISAAGMGVFKKTYVSDTKIKVAVLQGNIDQYKKWNISYQNEIINIYTNLVKKVSLEKPDVIIWPETSVPGYLTTDIFLKNWVENLIKESKTYHIIGSPYFDGSKYYNSTILFNPEGKIEGIHRKNHLVPFGEYVPLRKIFEPFFGVLNTLGDFSSAQDSKPFIIKNISFGTTICSENFFGSIVRKFVQNGAQILVNQTNDAWFFKSAAADQHFIMNVFRAVENRRPVIVCGNTGVSGIIGARGKIMKRTVLFTEDYFVYDEKPSSIKTFYSNYGDIFALACIGFIVLIMILSIKKKELYP; via the coding sequence ATGAAAAATAATAAAACCCTTAAAAACATCTTTTTAGTATTGTTGAGCGGAATACTGATCTTTTTGTCTTTTCCGTATTTTAATCTTTTTTTTCTTATCTGGTTAGCATTTGTTCCGCTGTTTTTCCTTATTAAACAGGAAAAAGATTTGTCTTTAGTTTTGTTTGTGTTTATTGCGGGATTGACGGCAAACATCGGGATATTTTACTGGATTTATCCGATGATAAAGTTTAACACTAAATCATGGATACAGGCATTTCTCTGCTTATTTATGCTGGCGTCATATTTGTCAATTTATTATGTTTTGTGGGCTTTATTATGCAAATATATTAAGAAATATTTTTCCAAATGGATATTTTGTTTTTTTGCGGCTGCTTTATGGGTGGCGCTGGAATACGGAAGAACGTATTTTTTGTCCGGATTTCCCTGGGCACTTTTGGGGTATTCACAATGGCGATATCTGCCTTTGATACAGATTTCAGAGTACACAGGAGTTTATGGCGTATCATTTCTAATAATTTTATGCAATGCTTTTCTTTTTCACTATATCAAAACAAGAAAAATATTAATGTTGGCGTTTTTCCTAACGGTGCCCATAGTTATTTCGGCAGCCGGAATGGGGGTTTTCAAAAAAACATATGTTTCTGATACTAAAATTAAAGTTGCTGTTCTGCAAGGAAATATTGACCAGTATAAGAAATGGAATATTTCTTATCAGAATGAAATTATTAATATATACACTAATCTTGTAAAAAAAGTATCTCTAGAAAAACCGGATGTCATAATATGGCCCGAAACGTCGGTTCCGGGATACCTGACAACTGACATTTTTCTCAAAAATTGGGTAGAAAATCTAATCAAAGAGAGTAAAACCTATCACATAATCGGGTCTCCGTATTTTGACGGCAGTAAATACTACAATTCAACTATTCTGTTTAATCCTGAAGGTAAGATAGAAGGAATACACAGAAAAAATCATCTGGTGCCTTTCGGGGAATATGTTCCGTTAAGAAAAATCTTTGAGCCTTTTTTTGGCGTTCTAAATACACTCGGGGATTTTTCCAGCGCGCAGGATTCAAAGCCTTTCATAATAAAAAATATTTCTTTCGGGACAACAATATGTTCTGAAAATTTCTTTGGGAGTATTGTCAGGAAATTTGTACAAAACGGGGCACAGATACTTGTAAACCAAACAAACGATGCCTGGTTTTTTAAGTCTGCTGCCGCGGACCAGCATTTTATAATGAACGTTTTCCGTGCAGTTGAAAATAGAAGACCTGTTATAGTGTGCGGCAATACGGGTGTTTCGGGCATAATAGGCGCGCGGGGAAAAATAATGAAGAGAACCGTATTATTTACGGAAGACTATTTTGTTTATGACGAAAAACCGTCCAGTATAAAAACTTTTTATTCCAACTACGGAGATATTTTTGCTCTCGCGTGTATAGGTTTTATTGTTTTAATAATGATCTTAAGCATAAAAAAGAAAGAATTATATCCATAG
- a CDS encoding GAF domain-containing protein, with the protein QHRKAAALSKNAYRDARFKSFQNVPEDKFEAFLSVPIILKGETIGVINLFNRRSRVFSKSLIRLLNSIASQIAFAIEKLRFMHTTEKRTKQLETISRLSSSMVSDNYLQEILQLIVTMTAQTMNSKISSLLLYNDKTQELKIAATQSLSDEYRKKPAIKVGESLSGKALEIKKPVISVDVTKESGYNYPEIAKKEGLKSMLAVPMLIKDKRIGVINCYTTKEHMFSDEEIATLQTIANQSAIAIENTNLLEEYESAKEALETRKVIERAKGVLMKERQIGEDEAFHFIQKQAMNLRRTMREIAEAIILSEGLKKQQ; encoded by the coding sequence CTCAGCACAGAAAAGCCGCGGCATTATCTAAAAACGCTTACAGGGATGCAAGATTTAAGTCATTTCAAAATGTTCCTGAAGATAAATTTGAAGCTTTTCTTTCCGTTCCTATTATTTTAAAAGGAGAAACAATAGGCGTTATAAATCTTTTCAACAGAAGATCAAGGGTATTCAGCAAAAGTTTAATACGTCTTTTAAACAGCATCGCAAGCCAAATCGCTTTTGCGATAGAAAAACTGCGTTTTATGCATACGACAGAAAAAAGAACAAAACAGCTTGAGACAATCTCTCGGCTTTCAAGCAGCATGGTGTCGGATAATTATTTACAGGAAATATTACAGCTGATTGTAACGATGACTGCCCAGACAATGAACTCAAAAATATCTTCTTTACTGCTCTATAACGATAAAACTCAGGAACTTAAAATTGCCGCTACGCAGAGCCTTTCTGACGAGTACCGGAAAAAACCGGCTATTAAAGTGGGAGAATCTCTTTCCGGCAAAGCTCTTGAAATAAAAAAACCCGTAATATCTGTTGATGTAACAAAAGAGTCCGGGTATAATTACCCTGAGATTGCAAAAAAAGAGGGGCTCAAATCTATGCTTGCTGTGCCCATGCTGATTAAAGATAAGCGTATAGGAGTAATAAACTGCTACACGACAAAAGAACATATGTTTTCGGATGAGGAAATTGCCACTCTTCAAACAATAGCAAACCAATCAGCAATCGCAATAGAAAATACGAATCTTTTGGAAGAATATGAAAGCGCAAAAGAAGCGCTTGAAACAAGAAAAGTTATTGAAAGGGCAAAAGGTGTTTTGATGAAAGAAAGGCAAATCGGAGAAGACGAAGCATTTCATTTTATACAAAAACAAGCGATGAATCTGCGCCGCACAATGAGAGAAATCGCAGAAGCTATAATTTTATCTGAAGGACTCAAGAAACAACAGTAA